TCATATCCCCGCAGTTGGAGATTTTGAACTGGGTGTTTTCTACATTCCGCTCTTCATGCTGGTCATCGTGTCCACAGCAAATGCTGTAAACATTAGTGACGGGCTCGATGGGCTTTCCGGCGGGCTAACAGCCTTAGCCTACAGTGCCTTCGCTATCATTGCGTTTTTCCAGGGGCTGACATGGCTGGCGGCATTCTGCGCTTCAGTCGTTGGAGTCGTACTGGCATACACCTGGTTTAATATCCACCCAGCACGATTCTTCATGGGGGACAGCGGATCATTTGCACTAGGGACGGGTCTCGGCATGGTCGCCATGCTAACTAATAGCGTGTTCGTCCTGCCGATCATTGGCCTAGTATTTGTGATCGAGGCAGGCTCCAGTGTTATTCAGATCGTTTCAAAGCGAATCTTCAAACGAAAGGTATTTCTCTCGGCGCCGATCCATCATCATCTTGAAGCTATTGGCTGGCCTGAGACCAAGATCACTATGCGCTTTTGGGTAATCGGGGCCGTTTCAGCAACACTAGGTCTGATTATCGGCTTAATAGCCAAAGGCTAACCCATGCTGTCTGACTTT
This portion of the bacterium genome encodes:
- the mraY gene encoding phospho-N-acetylmuramoyl-pentapeptide-transferase is translated as MQSAINFDPITTAVMPVLIVAFFSFLLAMLGTPIYTYFAFKHKAWKVARTNAVTGEAAPIYQKLHAAKHRRNIPTMAGIVMIVVVGLVIGALRWYLDPAIYRKELLLPLFGFVGAGCMGLLDDYLNIRGQDKRVAGLRAPLKLALTLMIALIGALYFYYKLGYSLIHIPAVGDFELGVFYIPLFMLVIVSTANAVNISDGLDGLSGGLTALAYSAFAIIAFFQGLTWLAAFCASVVGVVLAYTWFNIHPARFFMGDSGSFALGTGLGMVAMLTNSVFVLPIIGLVFVIEAGSSVIQIVSKRIFKRKVFLSAPIHHHLEAIGWPETKITMRFWVIGAVSATLGLIIGLIAKG